A genomic segment from Streptosporangium roseum DSM 43021 encodes:
- a CDS encoding response regulator transcription factor, with translation MDISVIGISAEAEELYRYFLRHRGEGIGSVRQALNLDPDTIEAAAEVLGRLSLLDLTDRHRVVATEPRIGIERLVEQRLDQLNMEIRRVLAARDAIASLVEDQRHGENSTPVLDIERVEGLDQVRQRLDDLGFFSYKETLCLHPGGPLSRGAIETALPLDTRSLRRGLAVKAVYHPKALDDPFMAAYLRDVVSLGGQIHITEDPMDRMLIFDRSVAVVPINPKESSRGALLVREPGLVSQLVTYFDGVWQSAVDLRDFTEPSTGAPLLSDLEKRVLAVMATADKDEIAAREIDVSVRTYRRYVADLMARLGAVNRFQAALRAKEENWI, from the coding sequence ATGGACATTTCCGTCATCGGTATTTCGGCTGAGGCCGAGGAGCTCTACCGGTACTTCCTGCGACACCGTGGCGAGGGGATCGGCTCGGTACGGCAGGCGCTCAACCTGGATCCCGACACGATCGAGGCCGCGGCCGAGGTCCTGGGCCGGCTGTCCCTGCTCGACCTCACCGACCGTCACCGCGTGGTGGCGACGGAGCCGAGGATCGGGATCGAGCGCCTGGTGGAGCAGCGCCTGGACCAGCTCAACATGGAGATCCGCCGCGTTCTGGCGGCGCGCGACGCCATCGCCTCCCTCGTGGAGGACCAGCGGCACGGCGAGAACTCGACGCCGGTGCTCGACATCGAACGCGTGGAAGGTCTCGACCAGGTCCGGCAGCGGCTCGACGACCTCGGGTTCTTCTCCTACAAGGAGACGCTGTGCCTGCATCCGGGCGGGCCGCTCTCGCGGGGTGCCATCGAGACGGCGCTCCCGCTGGATACGCGCTCTCTGCGTCGCGGCCTTGCGGTAAAAGCGGTTTATCACCCTAAAGCACTTGACGATCCATTTATGGCGGCATATCTGCGTGACGTTGTCAGTCTTGGCGGGCAGATTCACATTACAGAAGACCCCATGGACCGTATGCTGATTTTTGATCGCAGCGTAGCGGTTGTGCCGATAAATCCGAAAGAGAGCTCGCGGGGCGCGCTACTCGTACGGGAACCCGGCCTGGTCTCCCAGTTGGTCACCTATTTCGACGGCGTGTGGCAGTCCGCCGTCGATCTCCGTGATTTCACCGAGCCTTCCACCGGCGCGCCGCTGCTGTCCGATCTGGAGAAGCGGGTGCTCGCGGTGATGGCGACGGCCGACAAGGACGAGATCGCCGCACGCGAGATCGATGTCTCCGTCCGGACGTACCGTCGTTACGTCGCGGACCTCATGGCGCGGCTCGGTGCCGTCAACCGCTTCCAGGCCGCCCTGCGCGCCAAGGAGGAGAACTGGATCTGA
- a CDS encoding MarR family winged helix-turn-helix transcriptional regulator, translated as MGGDGSEPAPAPGLLAESTGWLLNGAAREVTLELEEVLKDDDLRWRDYGVLGVLEASGPLSQQEIGRRLAVDRSTMVHIIDVLEQRGLVVRSRDRADRRAYSIELTDAGRALLVEVLHPVTAAVHDRVIGRLTREDRAHLNRILAQLAGGA; from the coding sequence ATGGGTGGAGACGGGAGCGAGCCCGCGCCGGCTCCGGGACTGCTGGCCGAGTCCACCGGCTGGCTGCTCAACGGTGCGGCGCGTGAGGTCACGTTGGAGCTGGAGGAGGTGCTGAAGGATGACGACCTCCGCTGGCGCGACTACGGCGTGCTCGGCGTGCTCGAAGCGTCCGGCCCGCTCTCGCAGCAGGAGATCGGTCGGCGGCTCGCCGTCGACCGGTCGACGATGGTGCACATCATCGATGTCCTCGAGCAGCGCGGGCTGGTCGTGCGGAGCCGTGACCGGGCCGACCGGCGGGCCTACTCGATCGAGCTGACCGACGCCGGGCGCGCCCTGCTCGTGGAGGTGCTCCATCCGGTGACCGCCGCGGTCCACGACCGCGTGATCGGCAGGCTGACGCGCGAGGACCGCGCTCATCTCAACCGGATCCTCGCGCAACTGGCGGGCGGGGCCTGA
- a CDS encoding MarR family winged helix-turn-helix transcriptional regulator: MSKANDLFVEIFESAVEPFGLRSKDFIVLTAIDSMGPQSQQQLARTHGIDRTTMVSVVDGLERLGLVQRARNPDDRRKYAIGLTSEGQALLRHKLTPTMLNAMDAFLAPLTPDERELFNKLLWRLVYERPPAKSSGAGAS; this comes from the coding sequence GTGAGCAAGGCCAACGATCTTTTCGTCGAGATCTTCGAATCGGCGGTAGAGCCCTTCGGGCTGCGGTCGAAGGATTTCATCGTGCTCACCGCCATCGACTCCATGGGACCCCAGTCCCAGCAGCAGCTCGCCCGCACCCACGGCATCGACAGGACCACCATGGTCAGCGTCGTCGACGGGCTGGAGCGGCTCGGCCTCGTTCAGCGGGCGCGCAACCCCGACGACCGGCGTAAGTATGCGATCGGCCTCACCAGCGAGGGACAGGCCCTCCTGCGCCACAAGCTCACCCCGACCATGCTGAACGCCATGGACGCCTTCCTCGCTCCGCTCACCCCGGACGAGCGCGAGCTGTTCAACAAGCTCCTCTGGCGCCTGGTGTACGAACGCCCTCCGGCGAAATCCAGCGGAGCCGGTGCGTCCTAG